The nucleotide sequence TTGTTTACGGTTATTTAGTATTTCCAAATCATATTAACAAAATAATTAATCAGTGTAATTCATGAAAAAATCCCTACTTGCCCTTGGCCTTATCGCATGTACCTGTATATCGTTACAAGCCCAGAGAAAAAGTGATCTTTTAGCCGAAATCGACCAATTAAAGTCCCAGTTAGACTCTGTGAACGCCGAGATATTCGACGCCAGAAAGAACGAGAAAGTGGCCGTAGCCAAGGCCGAATCCTTCGAATCACAGGTAACCGAGCTTCAAGACGCGAACAATACCCTCATGAAAAACCTAAATAGTTTTGCCGAGGTATCGAACAAAAACTCGAATATTGTAAACAGCGCCATGGAAAGCCTCGAAGCCAAGGAAAGACAATTAAAGGCCATCAAGGATGCAATCGCCACGAACGATTCCACTACCATAGTAGTGCTTACCAATGTAAAACAGACTATGGGCGAGAATGCCAAAATCGGTGTTTCCGAAGGCGCCGTGGTCATTTCGTCGGACCTCGCCAGCCTCTTTGGAAGTGACACAGGAACGACCCCGACCCCACAGGCGGAAGCTTGGGTTGAAAAAATAGCGAACATCTTGAATGCCAATCCCACTACAGCGGTGACCATTGAAGGCCTTAGCATGACCGGAGACCTCGAAACCCCGGCCAAACAAGCCGTAGCATTGGCTACATTGCTTCAAAGCAAGTTCAATATCCCCGCAGAGCGCATTAAGGCCCTTGGACGCGACGGAAACCTAAAAGAAGGGGTTCAAGTAAACATCCACCCTGAATTCGACAAG is from Zobellia galactanivorans and encodes:
- a CDS encoding OmpA family protein, which translates into the protein MKKSLLALGLIACTCISLQAQRKSDLLAEIDQLKSQLDSVNAEIFDARKNEKVAVAKAESFESQVTELQDANNTLMKNLNSFAEVSNKNSNIVNSAMESLEAKERQLKAIKDAIATNDSTTIVVLTNVKQTMGENAKIGVSEGAVVISSDLASLFGSDTGTTPTPQAEAWVEKIANILNANPTTAVTIEGLSMTGDLETPAKQAVALATLLQSKFNIPAERIKALGRDGNLKEGVQVNIHPEFDKFYLMVREHMKN